The following proteins are encoded in a genomic region of Serinus canaria isolate serCan28SL12 chromosome 13, serCan2020, whole genome shotgun sequence:
- the IRF1 gene encoding interferon regulatory factor 1 isoform X2, giving the protein MPVSRMRMRPWLEMQIDSNQIPGLIWINKDKRIFQIPWKHAAKHGWDMERDACLFRSWAIHTGRYKEGEKDPDPKTWKANFRCAMNSLPDIEEVKDKSINKGSSAVRVYRMLPPLTKHQKKERKSKSSREARNKSKRKCCEETRLKESAESLTNTPLPDDHSGYTIHDYAGQEVEVESTAITLVTDEDEEEITPDIFKLLGPAQDWHSTSIGGKGFLTNESGTQSLCSTYGYKEQDGDIDTTSGEMDFRLYDQKNSLDFSWLETVRPTMQVIPCGL; this is encoded by the exons ATGCCGGTGTCAAGAATGCGCATGAGGCCGTGGTTGGAAATGCAGATTGATTCCAATCAAATACCTGGACTGATATGGATTAACAAG GATAAGAGGATCTTCCAAATCCCATGGAAACATGCAGCTAAGCATGGCTGGGACATGGAGAGGGATGCCTGCCTTTTCCGGAGCTGGGCCATTCACACAG GAAGGTATAAAGAAGGTGAGAAAGATCCTGATCCAAAAACCTGGAAGGCAAATTTCCGCTGTGCCATGAATTCACTGCCTGACATCGAAGAAGTGAAGGATAAAAGCATCAACAAGGGCTCCAGTGCTGTCAGGGTTTACAGGATGCTGCCACCCTTGACAAAGCATCAGAAGAAAG aaaggaAGTCAAAGTCTTCAAGAGAGGCAAGAAACAAGAGCAAGAGAAAG TGTTGTGAAGAGACGAGGCTGAAAGAGTCAGCAGAAAGCTTAACCAACACTCCTCTGCCAGATGACCACAGTGGCTACACCATTCACGACTATGCAGGGCAGGAAGTGGAGGTGGAGAGCACAGCCATCACCTTAG TCACAGACGAAGATGAAGAGGAAATAACCCCGGATATTTTTAAG CTGCTTGGACCAGCCCAAGactggcacagcaccagcattGGGGGGAAAGGCTTTCTGACCAACGAGTCAGGCACCCAGAGCCTGTGCAGCACCTACGGCTAcaaggagcaggatggggacatTGACACCACATCAG GAGAGATGGATTTCAGGCTCTATGACCAGAAGAACAGCCTAGACTTCTCCTGGCTGGAAACAGTGAGGCCAACCATGCAAGTCATTCCCTGTGGATTGTAA
- the IRF1 gene encoding interferon regulatory factor 1 isoform X1 has translation MPVSRMRMRPWLEMQIDSNQIPGLIWINKDKRIFQIPWKHAAKHGWDMERDACLFRSWAIHTGRYKEGEKDPDPKTWKANFRCAMNSLPDIEEVKDKSINKGSSAVRVYRMLPPLTKHQKKERKSKSSREARNKSKRKCCEETRLKESAESLTNTPLPDDHSGYTIHDYAGQEVEVESTAITLDLSSCEVSGSLSDWRPPMEVTMADSTNDLYQLQVSPLASSSEVTDEDEEEITPDIFKLLGPAQDWHSTSIGGKGFLTNESGTQSLCSTYGYKEQDGDIDTTSGEMDFRLYDQKNSLDFSWLETVRPTMQVIPCGL, from the exons ATGCCGGTGTCAAGAATGCGCATGAGGCCGTGGTTGGAAATGCAGATTGATTCCAATCAAATACCTGGACTGATATGGATTAACAAG GATAAGAGGATCTTCCAAATCCCATGGAAACATGCAGCTAAGCATGGCTGGGACATGGAGAGGGATGCCTGCCTTTTCCGGAGCTGGGCCATTCACACAG GAAGGTATAAAGAAGGTGAGAAAGATCCTGATCCAAAAACCTGGAAGGCAAATTTCCGCTGTGCCATGAATTCACTGCCTGACATCGAAGAAGTGAAGGATAAAAGCATCAACAAGGGCTCCAGTGCTGTCAGGGTTTACAGGATGCTGCCACCCTTGACAAAGCATCAGAAGAAAG aaaggaAGTCAAAGTCTTCAAGAGAGGCAAGAAACAAGAGCAAGAGAAAG TGTTGTGAAGAGACGAGGCTGAAAGAGTCAGCAGAAAGCTTAACCAACACTCCTCTGCCAGATGACCACAGTGGCTACACCATTCACGACTATGCAGGGCAGGAAGTGGAGGTGGAGAGCACAGCCATCACCTTAG acCTGTCCTCCTGCGAGGTGAGCGGCTCCCTGAGCGACTGGAGGCCACCGATGGAGGTCACCATGGCTGACAGCACCAACGACCTCTACCAGCTCCAGGTGTCTCCCCTGGCTTCCTCCTCAGAGG TCACAGACGAAGATGAAGAGGAAATAACCCCGGATATTTTTAAG CTGCTTGGACCAGCCCAAGactggcacagcaccagcattGGGGGGAAAGGCTTTCTGACCAACGAGTCAGGCACCCAGAGCCTGTGCAGCACCTACGGCTAcaaggagcaggatggggacatTGACACCACATCAG GAGAGATGGATTTCAGGCTCTATGACCAGAAGAACAGCCTAGACTTCTCCTGGCTGGAAACAGTGAGGCCAACCATGCAAGTCATTCCCTGTGGATTGTAA